From the genome of Chaetodon trifascialis isolate fChaTrf1 chromosome 4, fChaTrf1.hap1, whole genome shotgun sequence:
CAACTGCTTTAGATCCTCACCTGCCATTTTCTTTATCATCATATGatctttgatgatgatgatgttgtttgTGATTTGAAGGATATTAACTTCGTAGTCAGGCTGATGTTGAAAAAGTTTGTGCAAACACAAGACACCTCACATAAATCTGcccatttaaaatgtgaatcaGGTTATTTTGTTTCTGATAATGTCAAATTTGGGAAatcaacacaataaaaaattCCAGTTAGAGGAAAAACATGAGGTTGGGTTTTGATGTCCTATTTCTGTACTCAGCTGGCACAAGGCATCATGACAGTGAGTGTCAGAAAGAAATCAGAGTTTGGCACAAATGAACAAGTTCATTTCTCTTTCTAACTGCTGCACATCAGAATTATGGTGtatctgttcttgtctgtctgaTCATATGTTGTGGACAGGAATTGCAACTACCTGCAACTGCAATTAAATAAGTCATGATTTACACTTTAATATACCTGGTGTCCCGGATGTCTGCCTAAATTCACATGTGTGGTACGTTTAAGTTAACTTTTCATTAAACTCACATAGTTTTGACCTTGCTACATAATGCTGACCACACTCGTTAACAGTTCCACAGACCTCCGTCTCCTTCATCATGCACCAAATTGGAGTTTACCTCTTTAGCGCGCGCTGTCGTCCTCCTGTTTTgattgaagaagaaaaaaaaaaatccttttggTAGATATAAACCAGATATAAACCAGATGAAGTGAAACGCAGGCCAAGCGGGACAATCCGAGATGCGACCAACTCGACTGGCTGCTGGTTGCCGTTTCCATAAAAGTACCGTTACTTTCTACCGGATACTGCATTCCGCACGCGCCTGCCGCAGGTTCAGCTGTCCCctcgtgcgcgcgcacacacaagcgCACGCACAGTCTCATCCTGATCATTTGCAGTAGCAGCTGTTAATTGTCTTTAACTATTTTCAGTGGATCAATGGGGCCTATTGTTGTCTTCTCAGTGGTTAacttgtgctgttttattgtacAGATTCACTATATCTATTTCAAAATCAGGTTATTGACTAATGAGGTTATAatgatatttattttctgtgataTCACAATAATATTTCCACAATAGCCCTAATGCAAAGATAGTGTGGCTGTAATAATTAAGTTTAAGATTTGATGGCTGTAGCTACCAGTGTATAACTGTGAAATTCCCACATGATATAGTGTTTGTTGTTCAGTTGTTAGAGGTGTAACCTCTAATTTAGGCCAATAGTTTTGTGCAGACATAAGGGTCATTGAAGTAGACGAACAACTCAGTGTTTATTTGCTGTTTCTaccctcacctgtctgccatgtttttttttttcatatgtttgccatttcctgtttttcattattgtaCCAGCTATAATTGTGCCTGACTAATGATCTTAATCCAGGGTCACATACATTACACATGTATTTTTACCAGGTGTGGACCACTGAGATAAGAAGAGTTGAATTGTCTGCTACATTGGATTGGACATTTCTCTGGTCAGGTCTGTTTGAGAGGCCTACAACctaaatgcagacagacattGTCGTTATCTGCTTGTTGGCCTGTTGTGCCAGGATTCCTGACTTATCAGTTAAGAGGGAAACCAGCTTGGCCTTTGTTTTTCCCGCCTAACCTAGATATTGCTGCCAATTTGATATGCAATGACGGTTGGACCTCATATCATCATACCAAAAGCGTTTGTCACCCAAGTCCCAAGAgccacacatttaaaaacatatataaacCGTATAGTTAAGATACGCTACCCGATGGCTGAGTATTCCTTTAAACTGAGATGAGAAAGTAGTTCTCTCACTGTGGGTGGATGTAAATAGAAACcatgcagcagacacatttTGTCTGCCTTAATGgctccacacacagctgctgactcACTGGCCAAGCAGGCCTCAGGCAGAAAATCCACCAAGTCCCCATTCAAGTATTCAAGGAATGTTATAGAGATTTTTTGAGAGGTGGCACACAAAAGCCTTTATTGATCTTGCTGTCAGATATTTTTAAGCCCAGCCTAAATAATCCTTGTTTAGCACCTTGTATTACAGGATTGACTTGAGGAAGATCATGTGAAATCACTATTACAGGTTAAAAGAACGTCGGGATAAACAGAGATTGCATAATTTCAGCAATCGCTGTCCCCCTGGCTTTGGGAAATACCCAACAACAGGGCCAAAGCTCCTGCTAATACTGAAGTGAAATCTGAGAGCCAGGCCCCtgtcagaagaaaagaaagtggGGTTCTTTTGATGAAAGAACATAAAGACTACTGGAAGGTCCTTTTTGCAAAAAGTAAAACCTACTGTTGCACACAAttcagaaaacacagtaaacagacaTAAGACTTGTTGTAATATAATACATAGTGTTCACTGCCAGCCAGTGTACTTCAAGTTCAGTGTACTTTTTTGCAGCTAACACAGAACGTCTTGGAAATTAATTTGAACATGAAATTTCACGAAACAGTACTGCCCTTCTGCACCCTACAGACTTGCCAGTGTTCAGCTCTTTTCACCTCATCATTCATGCACTTCCTGCTCAGATTAAGGCATAAAGTGGGTGGGGGTCTGTCATGTGAACTCTCAGGCCACTGGGGCTCCATCTGCCTCTGTTCTAAGTCCTGCAGGGTATCAGGGACAACAAGGGGACTTCTTTAAATAGCACCACAGTTGTGGCAACTAATCATCACTGTAAGGACAGCTAACCTGAGTCAGACTGGGCCTCAGCTACAGCTGCTGCGACTCAGCTCTGACACCCCCATGAATGTTTCTGTGGTGGTACAGCCCACACCCCCTGCCGAAGTCCCAATAGATTGGCTCAGCAGGTCAAAACTGTATCCTGTGATGGTGGGTGGGCACACAAGTACCAGCTGTCCACACCTCTACAGACACAGTTTCAGTTCATAACAAATATCAGGCCACCGTCTGCTTATTCTGTGAACAGTGCCCCCCACCCCAACTTTCATACACCGATCACACTTCACAAATTGTCTACAAATCATCCAAGATGAGGTGATGACTTCCTCTCTCCCATCAGTGGAGGCACTATGTCACAAATATAATCAAACTGTCAGGTGAAATCATCTCAGTCCACTCGCCTTGCTGTTGTGGTGCTACAGTTTCCTGCCCAACAATTACAGCGCATACCCAATGCACTGTGTGTCacaacttactgtctgtgtcTGGCGCTGCTGAGTTGAGCTTACCACTCATTATACTCAAAATACTCATTTTATGctgaaaatgtaacatttaGTAAGAACTCtctattgttttgttgctgaGGGCTTGCATATGCTAACCAGACTGTGAGCAGACTCCATAGATAATGAACTGTAACACCCGATGATGCTCCTCTATCTTTTGCCCTGCAGCTGCCCAGTTGCAGGGTTAACTGAGGTTAGAATAGTGCTGCTGAACTGACTGGCCATAGTCTCTTGAATATATTGAGGACAAGCAAACTGCAATATGTTACACTGGTATTCTACCTTAGAAGAGTCAGAATAGTCTACCATTCATTTTGAACAATTTATCTTTGAGATACTGACGTGTTTATTTCTCTGAGGTCTGCTTTTTAGCTGTTTCTCTCTTGACCTACACAAGCAGTGAATACATGTCATAATTTCCCAGCTGTGACTGCTGAGTGCTCAGCTGTTTTATGAAGAAAAAGCAAATCCACAGGTGCTGTTTGTAGACAGAGCCAGCCTCTACcagcctgttgctgctgctgcagagtagTTAGTCATTAAAATCAATATTAGAGGGAAGGTTGCAAAAATGGATCGATATGACTTAAAACATTTTGCTACAATATACTGCAAGACTGTGACTGAAAATAAGTGGTAAGAAGTCTGAAATGGACCAGACTTAAAAAGCCCTGTGTCCTTCCTCCGTGCAGTATTCAAAAACCTAACGTCAGCCCTGTCAGCACTGGCATAAGCGAGACATAAATCTGCATCACTAACTTGTTGACAACCCTACCGTGGAAAGAGTGTTGAAAAGTGGTGCTATCCATGACTGACCGCAGTCCCTTAACAGCACCAACAGCTAAGCAAAAATCGGTCACATGCCCTGGCCTCAAAAATTTCATTTGACAGTTTTTGTTGGAGGAATCATGAGAGTGGGTGCATGTGTTTTGCCTCTTCAGCTGTAAAACTAGTTAAATCATAATGGAGATTTTCCCTTAGAGGAACCCATCCAAGCTCCTTCGTGTTATTGTCGCTCAAGTGAGCTTGTGCAGAATTCATGGATCTCTCACTGCCCCCTagtgaacacacagaaatgcctcTGACACAAACCCTCTTTCCTGTTACAATCTCTGTCTTAGTATTTAATTACAGGTGCTGTTGATCCCATGCTAACAATCAAAatctgtaaaactgtaaaactcTAAATCACTCTATTTTCTTTTATAcatgtgtgttgttttagtTCAGAGTTGAAAGTAGACTGAGCAACTGAAAGATGGACTTGATAAGAGATGAAAAACAtggttacttcctgttttttttcttttgtttttactcataTTTACTTTGTCAGTCCACATCAGTGTGCCAAAAGCAATTATCAAGTCATGCAAAATGCATTTAGATCAGATGACTGATCTCTTCTGCAGACTCACATGAGCATGTGGAATATGATGTGCCTTTCTTTAGAATAAGAACACTGAGCGCTCATTCACGcatgtttttaaacatttaacgTGAGCTCATTACTAAAGTCTGCACTGTATGTTTGAGCTCCTTCCCCATCCCACATTCAGAGCTGACTTCCATCACAGAATTCCTGTAAGTTTTAAAGGGAGCAGcaaattttttttcttttttttttatagcaccttacaacatcagacagatgatcaaagtgctttacagagaaATTACAAAAGATACAtagcaagaaacacaacaaaaaatgcatatCAAATAGCATTCTTGATCAgtgcattttcttttaaatgcattGTTTGTTTGGAAAGTCACACtcagtttttgcattttgacAATAATTCATGTGACAGTTGTCATTtagacacaaacatgaaatttATTCTTTGTCCTATTTCAACTTAATATTGTTTGTGCTGTAGGCCCCTATCTCACTTCAGTGTTGAATGTATAGCAAGTAAAATACTGTCATTTGGGGGTTCAACAACAATATgaatgatatacagtatgttggtAGTTTAGAGGTATATGGCTGAAAGGAACTTGTTGTGTGACTTAGTATTCAATATGGagtaatttatttttcatggaAATATCTCCTGACTATTGAAGGGAGCTCAATTATGTATTATGAGCCCACAAACTCAAATCAAACAATTTATAACTtgttgattcttttttttttttttttccttttgtgaagcactttgtaacctGGGTTTTGAGAGGGCTCTAGAAATAAAGATTAGAATTACTACCTCAGTGCTGAAAGTGTCGAATGAACAGTTTTTCATTCACGCTGTTTAATGTAAATTTTGGTGTCGTAATTACAACATTAATCAAGAAATCAAGGTCATCTATTTGTTATTTTACTACAGGGTCGCACACTGAAATGTAAGTTGTagcagaataaaataaaaaatcttaaaacgaattattaaataaaataattctaATTTTGAATTCTGATTATAATATTTGCTATGGATAGTTATTGGTAGCTGGTGCAGGCTGAAAAGATTTAAGAGCTCTAATTTGTTGAATCACTGTGTAGTGAAGCGACCAACATAGATTTGGAGGGGAAAACTGTGGCTTTTGAGTAGAAATGAGTAAAAACTGAATGGAGTTCTGCTGCACGATCGCCAGAGCTGCACGGCATTGCAGACATGCGTACTATTGACAGCGTCGAGCGAGCCGATTTGAACAACTTCCTGGTCCGGGAAAATCTGACATTATCGCGATAGACAGCCAGTTCGTATGCAATTCAGCGGCAGGGCCCTGACGCTGGAATGTGAAACTACAAGTTATTTAGCCAAAACAAAATTTTGACAAACCTCGCTGTACCATTTCAGAAATATCGCAGCTCTCCTCGGGACTCAGCTATGGTCCGAGACATGAGGGAGACTCTTAGCATATGGTAAGTTTAATAAAGCCGCCAGTGGAAAACGCTCGCTGATTTTAGCATGGCTAGCTAGCTAATCCATCAACACCCAGGCTTGTGACAGCTGACCAACCAATAGGACCAAGCTAAGGTTAGCACTAGCAAAGTTAGCTGGCAGGCAGTTGACGAATTGAGTTAATCTTATTTTAACAGTGAACTTGTTTGGGAGATTATGCTGCCGATTTTGTAACGGGCAACATCGGACAATCTCTTCAGATTGGTAGACCTATTTCCTGTCGTAGCCACCCAGTTACACCGGTGTAGTTTGTTTGAGTGATGCACGGAGGCTAACTGATGCTGATAACTAGCCTGCTAGCTAGCAATGATATGTCGTCGTTGCTGGTGCAACGGTATGgctaaacaaacaacaacagactgaCAGGCACCTTGCTAGCACTTGTGCGCTAATGTGAATGAATAGCAGCTACGCTGgcgtgttgtgtttgtgttcgtgTGTTGTTTTCGGGCTGTTTCACCCCTCTTGATGGGTAATTTACACTCTTTTTGAAAGCTAAGGTTGACATGCCTCACAAAGACTTTGTTTTGATTATTTGACATGTTCGCGGTAATTACTGCTGACACATTGGGTGTGTGGCAGACATTTGGCAGGCCAACAGCGGTAATAGGATTATTGCGAGCGTTCCCATGACATTTGAGTTTGGTCCTCAGTTTTGTCTGCTATCTTTGTATCTTCAGGGGATGAGACGAGTTCGGTTATTCAAGCGTTTGCAGCTTTGGGATCGTTGACTCTCTGTGTTGGCTGAGGATGGCGCAGGGAGGCGCTCAGCTCGACTACCACATCCTGCAGGACCTCAAGCAGCGTTTCCCAGAGATCCCAGAGGGGGTAGTGTCACAGTGCCTTCTGCAGGTATACACACATACCCTCACACACTTAATCCTGCATATGCTCAAGAAAGCTCTTGGGAGAATATTGGAAAATAGTGACAATGTGATATTCCATTTGGCAGGAAGTTGTCTTGCTATGTTTGTACTAATCGATTACCAGCCTCTAGTGTTATTCCTTATCATGTGTAATGGACAGTAACAGCAAGATGAGCACTTAAACACTGCAGACTGCATGATTGGGACTGTTCTCTGTTGCTCTCGCAGAACAACAATAACCTGgatctctgctgccacctgctggctcAGGAGAGTAATAGATACCTGTATGGCGAGTTCCATCACAGTCCAGAGGAGGGGCGACTGAGCCGAAACCACATGCTGCACATTAGCCTGGGCTACCCGGGCTCTGAGGCAAGCAAAGCAAATGGAGGAGCAACAGGAGTAGGCCGCTCCCTAGTGCACAGCACCAGTGACAGTCATATCGAACCCCAGCGGCCCAGCTACCCTGAGCCGCTGTCAGCCCCTGCCACCATGGCCCCCTCCCCGGGTTACAATCCTTTCTTTATGAACGATCAGAGCCGGTCGGCTAGCACTCCCACACCTCCACCCTCAATCCAGGGCATGTCTCCCACATACTCCCCTGTCCCACGTTACACTATGAACCCTATAACAGTCACACTTTCGCAAAGTATACCCAATGTCCCACAAGCTCTGCAGATCCCTCCTGGGCACTATGCTAACAGCACTAATGCCACCCTGTATATTCGTCCCTCACCCTCCCAGAGCCCACAGCCAGCACCCTGGTCCTCCTCAGGGGCACCTGTGTATCAGCATCAGCAGTCCCCCTACAGTACTCCCACATATGGCTCACCTTACAGCTCCCCGCAGCATCAGGTACAGCCACCACAACCACAGCCCCAGCCGCAACCCCAGCACCAACCCCAGCACCAGCAATATGTCTTCCTCCCTATTAGCTCCCCAACCCTTCCTAGCATGCCCTACCATCACCAGCAACAACCCCAGCAACAGCCAGCAGTATATAGGCCCTACCACACAAAAAGCTCACTAAAGAACCAGATAGAAATTACCCTGGAGGGTCCAAGACCACGCAGCAACTCACCTGTGCACACCCCCCATCCCCAAGGAGCGCTTTATATGGCCACTAGCCCCTCGCCCAGCTCCCCTTCCAGGGGCATCACTATGAGCGGACCTCCAGGCCCGGCATCCTTCCACCCTGGCATGTACCTACAACATCAGGGCCCCGCAAGGCCTCGGCCGGCCTCCTCTCCTCAACCGGGTCAGTCAGCCTACACTTTCAAAATCAAAGTGTCCCCAGGAGGCCAGGCCCAGAGGCCACCCAGCTCACCTCCTGTGGTTGAACCAGAGTCTCTACTCAACATAGAAGACCAAGGGGCGCACAACGCTGCACCTGCACCCATCCTGCCTATCTCTGCTCTTCCAGGGAACGTTGCCAATCAGTTTCAGCAAATGCCCCGACGTTCAAGCTCAGGCTCCGATGACTATGCTTACACACAAGGTAAgagatttttgatttttatgtctATTTCCCTCCATGTTTGTgactttgtgtcttttgttttctgctttgagtTAACATAGGATGTGTGTTTTGGGGCAGTGTTGTCTCGATTAAAGTCTAAAGACACCCTTTAGCCTGAGAATAGCTGACTTGTTTTTGAAGACATTTGACTGTGTGAAACTATTGTTGAGCAAGGTTTTTGATAATTTTGGGTATTAGTGGTTAAGATATTGACCATATAACCACAGCGTCCCTAGTCTGATTCTAGCTGGGTGTATTTGTTAAAGGGTTACATATTCTTAAAAATATTTGCAAATATTGAACATGTGACTGTCTGGCACAGACCTGGCATAAGATGCAACTTCTTATTCAGGTATGTACTGCAGCTTTGAGTGTGTCATGGATCGAAGGTGTATCTACCATAACTGGAAGTAATGTTACCAGAATTTTAAACATTGAGACAGTGCTAGTATAAAAAAttatactttttaaaaatgtatttgtttgtacTCCAGACAGTCGTAAAATGATAGATGTAATAATTTCCAAAattcacaattttttttaatccagtgAAATATTCTACTTCAGTCCATATTTGCTGCTGTTTAGCCTTTCAAGagcaacattttcactgctgtcaaaACACAGTCTGCCCTCCCGCTTGCTCCACACAAAGGGAAGCATGCACccattttaagtacatttatgTAACCATAATCTATGTTGGCGCTAATTCTATTATAGTAAATTACGTAAgtcagtacaaaaaaaaaatcatgttataTGCTCACATTTGCTTGGCACTCAACACTCTATCAACACTTCATCACTTGCATACAAATGACAGATGATGTTGAAGAAATGGCCAGtttggaaacattttatttgattggaTTAGCCCCCTGCCTACTTTTATTGATGTTGACAAAACGAGTTATATTCATTATAGAAAGTTTATTTGATAATCTTTAGTAGAAGCTCCGAGTGGAGATCATATCGTTTTAAAGACATGGTATTGAAAAGTATCAGTATCAATACTTTTGACAACCTGTATTGACACCCTCACATGGCAACTTTgtcacaacttttttgaaacTGACAGAAGTGTTGAAGAAGTGATTAATGTCATTTTGTGGCGTTTAGCTTCTGTGGTGTTGCCATATTTTAGCCCTGTACGTTAATGTCATTGCTGTGCTTGTAAATTCATACGGAGTAATGAAAGAGCACTAAAGTAAGAGAAGAGACATTCTATCTCCCTCCAGCGCTCTTGCTCCACCAGCGGGCCAGGATGGAGCGTCTAttgaaggagctgctgctggagaagcaGAAACTAGAGCATCTGAAGGCCGATGTCAACAATATGGAATATGACGCCCTTCAGAGACGCTTTCGAAGAGTAAACTCCACCAGTCTTATACCCAGAGTAAGGACTGAATGCATACTTGTTTGTTCTTTACAATTTTCTGGCACCACAAAAGATCATTTACAGTCATATGCTGCGAAATGATTAATTATTCCACAAGTTCAGGATTAATAATAATTTATCTTTATCCCAAAGTTGTGGCAGCTCAGTGGGTTGTAGCAGCTACATGGTAACTGTCAAGTGGGCTGTTTTAAAAGGCAAAAGAGTACAATTGTTCTTAAAACAATCAAACTTAACTTAGTAGTCTAGATGCAGCTAACATGCagcaatgataataatacaaaCTGCACTATTGTGTCATGCAAAGTGATTTCTTACTTGTAAGAAGAAGTTTGAAAGAGATGGGGAATATTTGGTTGTCTATTTTTGTCTAATGTAAGTGGGTTGTGTGTTTGCGCCGGCTGCAGCCTGAAGAGATGACCCGATTACGGAGTCTAAACAGACAGCTTCAGATTGATATCGACTGTACCCTGAAGGAGACGGATCTACTGCAGTCTAGAGGTATACAtatacacgcacacataaatgcacactcCTACACACAAACCTTTGAAGTGTGTCTCTGATTTATTTGAAAGCATTGATCTTGAAAAAGCCAAGCCCAGAAGCAGACGGCGTCGGGTCCAGAGTGATGGATGAGGCTCCATCACTGTGCATACAGATGCAGCGTTCTAAAATGACCGGCTGGTCTGTGACAGGACCCGGGCGGATCCACATTTGACCCTCATTGGGCCCTTGCACAGTGTTTGACTGGTACATGATTCTTGTCGATTACGTAATTTATGACAGCGTTGCCTCGAAGTGCCCCGGTAGTTGTGTTTTGGTAACTGGCAGCAGGCTTAAGTGTGTGACCAGTTTTGGGCCGCAGTCTAGCCAGAGAATTACTGAAGCATTTGACAGCTTTGTTTTAGTCTTCAAAATTCatttttgggaaacactggtcaAGTTgtcatgcatgcatgttgttTTAAACACTGGCTTCCTCTTTActcacctctgcagcagcagcagcagttgttgcATGTACAGTGTATAAGGGGACGGCTTGGGTGGATGGTTGTTGTTGTAGGACTGAAAAATAGTGTTAATTCTGGCCTTTGTTGGGACCATCTGTGCAAGTGATCTTTGCAGGCTTCTGGGAGCTCAGCTTTCGTACACTCACAAAGCCGCTTATTTAGCTTGAGAACTTTTCTCGCAGAAAATTCCATCCAGCtgcaaaaataaatcagcaacaCAAGTTAACATCTGACTGTAAGCCTGCAGCTAGCAGAGAAAGCAAGGCGCCATCTCCTGGCAAAATTCTGTAAAGGAGTGAGTTGCGCTTGAATTGGCTCATTCGTCGTAGCATCAGTGATTGTGCCAATGGCCTTTAGACCAAATTAATTGCTACATTAACAGGATGCAAGGGGCTGCATTGGTTTGGGCGTGTTGATTTGGGTGCCAGTGAGATGATTAAATACAATCCAGTATGGTCAGTTTGAGTAATAGACCCATCAATTTTAAGGCTTTTTGGttgccaaaacactgcacagcagtTTCCAACAACTGTGGTCGACCCAGATGATGTTTCATTATATTGCTGCAAAACCTTTTTTGCCTGTTGACcctgctttctgtttttgctgGAGTTGTGTTTACTCATGAGGAGGCTGTCACTGTCAGTCTGAACGTGAAAATCAGTCAAACAATTAGACTGATTGGATCTCTGGTGGGGAGATAAACTTCTAAACAGACTGTTGTGTCTCCTTTCTGCTTTCCTC
Proteins encoded in this window:
- the tab3 gene encoding TGF-beta-activated kinase 1 and MAP3K7-binding protein 3; this translates as MAQGGAQLDYHILQDLKQRFPEIPEGVVSQCLLQNNNNLDLCCHLLAQESNRYLYGEFHHSPEEGRLSRNHMLHISLGYPGSEASKANGGATGVGRSLVHSTSDSHIEPQRPSYPEPLSAPATMAPSPGYNPFFMNDQSRSASTPTPPPSIQGMSPTYSPVPRYTMNPITVTLSQSIPNVPQALQIPPGHYANSTNATLYIRPSPSQSPQPAPWSSSGAPVYQHQQSPYSTPTYGSPYSSPQHQVQPPQPQPQPQPQHQPQHQQYVFLPISSPTLPSMPYHHQQQPQQQPAVYRPYHTKSSLKNQIEITLEGPRPRSNSPVHTPHPQGALYMATSPSPSSPSRGITMSGPPGPASFHPGMYLQHQGPARPRPASSPQPGQSAYTFKIKVSPGGQAQRPPSSPPVVEPESLLNIEDQGAHNAAPAPILPISALPGNVANQFQQMPRRSSSGSDDYAYTQALLLHQRARMERLLKELLLEKQKLEHLKADVNNMEYDALQRRFRRVNSTSLIPRPEEMTRLRSLNRQLQIDIDCTLKETDLLQSRGKFDPKAMSNFYDNIQPGPVVPPKPGRKEGEQGSKPVPGPQRDEDFEGAQWNCESCTFLNHPALNRCEQCEMPRYT